One window of the Triticum dicoccoides isolate Atlit2015 ecotype Zavitan chromosome 3B, WEW_v2.0, whole genome shotgun sequence genome contains the following:
- the LOC119275071 gene encoding mitochondrial-processing peptidase subunit alpha-like isoform X2 produces MYRAASGLGALKHGADTQLLNIAVRSASTSIAQRSSGGFLGWLTGARSNALPPPDFALPGVTIPPPLADHVEPGKTKITTLSNGVKIASETSPGSACSVGVYVNCGSVYETPETLGATQLLKKLAFTTTRNRSQLRVVREIGAIGGSAKASANRELMSYSYGALKTYMPEMVEVLVDCVRNPALLDWEVKEEIMKLKAELAEASSNPEAFLLDALHSSGYSGALANPLIASEASVSRLNTDVLEEFLALNYTSPRIVLAASGVDHDELVSIAEPLLSDIPTATGTGKPKSVYVGGEYRRAADSSNTDLALAFELPGGWLKEKEFATASVLQALLGGGGVFTWGRPGKGLHSRLNPLVNEFDQIKSISAFKNVHTNTGIFGIHASTEAAFVPKVIDLAARELTSLATPGQVDQTQLDRAKASAKSVILKNLESKASTTEDMGRQALAFGERKPVEQLLKAVDGITLADVSSVAEKIISSPLTMASHGNVINVPAYETVRGKFSSK; encoded by the exons ATGTACCGAGCCGCCTCCGGCCTCGGCGCCCTCAAG CATGGGGCGGATACCCAACTGTTGAATATCGCGGTTAGGTCTGCTAGCACAAGTATTGCACAGAGGTCATCGGGCGGCTTCTTGGGCTGGCTGACAGGTGCACGTTCAAATGCACTACCCCCTCCAGATTTCGCACTCCCAGGAGTCACTATTCCTCCTCCACTGGCTGATCATGTGGAGCCTGGCAAGACAAAAATCACAACACTTTCAAATGGTGTAAAAATTGCCTCTGAAACATCTCCA GGATCAGCATGTTCTGTTGGAGTTTATGTTAACTGTGGGTCTGTATATGAAACACCTGAGACACTGGGTGCCACTCAGTTATTAAAGAAGTTGGCCTTCACAACCACTAGAAACAGGAGCCAGTTGCGTGTTGTTCGTGAAATTGGTGCAATAGGTGGCAGTGCGAAAGCATCAGCCAACCGTGAGCTCATGAGCTACAGCTATGGAGCCCTTAAGACTTACATGCCTGAAATGGTGGAAGTGCTAGTTGATTGTGTGAGAAATCCTGCTTTACTTGATTGGGAAGTCAAGGAAGAG ATAATGAAACTAAAGGCAGAGCTTGCAGAAGCTTCAAGTAATCCGGAAGCTTTCCTTTTGGATGCTCTTCATTCCAGTGGCTATTCTGGTGCCTTGGCAAACCCATTGATTGCCTCAGAGGCTTCAGTTAGCAGATTAAATACAGATGTTCTGGAAGAATTTCTTGCT TTGAACTACACTTCCCCGCGAATTGTTCTAGCTGCGTCTGGTGTGGACCATGATGAACTTGTATCAATTGCTGAACCACTCCTGTCTGACATTCCCACTGCAACTGGAACAGGAAAGCCAAAATCTGTCTATGTTGGTGGAGAATATAGACGGGCAGCAGATTCATCG AACACAGATCTTGCTTTGGCATTTGAGCTCCCAGGTGGATGGCTGAAAGAAAAAGAATTTGCTACTGCATCTGTTCTTCAG GCACTTCTGGGTGGTGGTGGCGTGTTTACCTGGGGAAGACCTGGAAAAGGCTTGCATTCACGCCTAA ATCCCCTCGTAAATGAATTTGACCAAATCAAATCGATCtccgctttcaaaaatgttcacacTAACACTGGCATTTTTGGAATTCATGCATCGACT GAAGCAGCATTTGTTCCTAAAGTTATTGACTTGGCAGCCAGAGAACTCACTTCCCTTGCTACTCCTGGTCAAG TTGACCAAACCCAACTGGACCGTGCTAAAGCATCTGCAAAATCAGTTATCTTGAAGAACCTGGAATCAAAG GCATCAACAACTGAAGACATGGGGCGCCAAGCATTGGCATTTGGTGAAAG GAAACCCGTGGAGCAGCTTCTTAAGGCTGTTGATGGTATAACACTGGCAGATGTATCAAGTGTTGCTGAGAAGATCATCTCGTCACCATTGACAATGGCATCTCATGGAAACG TTATCAATGTACCAGCCTACGAGACAGTGCGTGGCAAGTTCAGCTCGAAATGA
- the LOC119275071 gene encoding mitochondrial-processing peptidase subunit alpha-like isoform X1, translating to MYRAASGLGALKQHGADTQLLNIAVRSASTSIAQRSSGGFLGWLTGARSNALPPPDFALPGVTIPPPLADHVEPGKTKITTLSNGVKIASETSPGSACSVGVYVNCGSVYETPETLGATQLLKKLAFTTTRNRSQLRVVREIGAIGGSAKASANRELMSYSYGALKTYMPEMVEVLVDCVRNPALLDWEVKEEIMKLKAELAEASSNPEAFLLDALHSSGYSGALANPLIASEASVSRLNTDVLEEFLALNYTSPRIVLAASGVDHDELVSIAEPLLSDIPTATGTGKPKSVYVGGEYRRAADSSNTDLALAFELPGGWLKEKEFATASVLQALLGGGGVFTWGRPGKGLHSRLNPLVNEFDQIKSISAFKNVHTNTGIFGIHASTEAAFVPKVIDLAARELTSLATPGQVDQTQLDRAKASAKSVILKNLESKASTTEDMGRQALAFGERKPVEQLLKAVDGITLADVSSVAEKIISSPLTMASHGNVINVPAYETVRGKFSSK from the exons ATGTACCGAGCCGCCTCCGGCCTCGGCGCCCTCAAG CAGCATGGGGCGGATACCCAACTGTTGAATATCGCGGTTAGGTCTGCTAGCACAAGTATTGCACAGAGGTCATCGGGCGGCTTCTTGGGCTGGCTGACAGGTGCACGTTCAAATGCACTACCCCCTCCAGATTTCGCACTCCCAGGAGTCACTATTCCTCCTCCACTGGCTGATCATGTGGAGCCTGGCAAGACAAAAATCACAACACTTTCAAATGGTGTAAAAATTGCCTCTGAAACATCTCCA GGATCAGCATGTTCTGTTGGAGTTTATGTTAACTGTGGGTCTGTATATGAAACACCTGAGACACTGGGTGCCACTCAGTTATTAAAGAAGTTGGCCTTCACAACCACTAGAAACAGGAGCCAGTTGCGTGTTGTTCGTGAAATTGGTGCAATAGGTGGCAGTGCGAAAGCATCAGCCAACCGTGAGCTCATGAGCTACAGCTATGGAGCCCTTAAGACTTACATGCCTGAAATGGTGGAAGTGCTAGTTGATTGTGTGAGAAATCCTGCTTTACTTGATTGGGAAGTCAAGGAAGAG ATAATGAAACTAAAGGCAGAGCTTGCAGAAGCTTCAAGTAATCCGGAAGCTTTCCTTTTGGATGCTCTTCATTCCAGTGGCTATTCTGGTGCCTTGGCAAACCCATTGATTGCCTCAGAGGCTTCAGTTAGCAGATTAAATACAGATGTTCTGGAAGAATTTCTTGCT TTGAACTACACTTCCCCGCGAATTGTTCTAGCTGCGTCTGGTGTGGACCATGATGAACTTGTATCAATTGCTGAACCACTCCTGTCTGACATTCCCACTGCAACTGGAACAGGAAAGCCAAAATCTGTCTATGTTGGTGGAGAATATAGACGGGCAGCAGATTCATCG AACACAGATCTTGCTTTGGCATTTGAGCTCCCAGGTGGATGGCTGAAAGAAAAAGAATTTGCTACTGCATCTGTTCTTCAG GCACTTCTGGGTGGTGGTGGCGTGTTTACCTGGGGAAGACCTGGAAAAGGCTTGCATTCACGCCTAA ATCCCCTCGTAAATGAATTTGACCAAATCAAATCGATCtccgctttcaaaaatgttcacacTAACACTGGCATTTTTGGAATTCATGCATCGACT GAAGCAGCATTTGTTCCTAAAGTTATTGACTTGGCAGCCAGAGAACTCACTTCCCTTGCTACTCCTGGTCAAG TTGACCAAACCCAACTGGACCGTGCTAAAGCATCTGCAAAATCAGTTATCTTGAAGAACCTGGAATCAAAG GCATCAACAACTGAAGACATGGGGCGCCAAGCATTGGCATTTGGTGAAAG GAAACCCGTGGAGCAGCTTCTTAAGGCTGTTGATGGTATAACACTGGCAGATGTATCAAGTGTTGCTGAGAAGATCATCTCGTCACCATTGACAATGGCATCTCATGGAAACG TTATCAATGTACCAGCCTACGAGACAGTGCGTGGCAAGTTCAGCTCGAAATGA